ACATAATCGAGACTGATTACCGTCATAAAGTCTGAATGAATGCTGCATGCTGTCTGGAGTTGTTCAAGTTACATAACTTTAATACATCTGTATGATGCCGGAGATATTGaccaacaaaatgtaaatgtggatttttatacattttaatttattcaacagAAATCACATACAGATGCTGGAGTTTTTATCACCAAGAGACTAGAACatgaaaaacagaggaaagaacaaaaacagagacGTTACATTTCATTTTGGACTGCTATAAGTATTTGTCCACTAGATGGCGACATACGAAAAAAGAAAGTGCTCAAATTTTCATCCGTAATAAGGCCCGAAGCAGACGAGATGTAAACAAAGAGCAAGGATTTTAGATTTAGTTTCTTCGCGAATCTCAAAAGGGCAGAAGCTCTTTAGGGTTCCAACACATTTCCATGTCACTTTCCCAAACTCAGATTTTCCTGTCCTTCCTTAAAAGTATTAAATGGATACAATGGAACAAATGGGGGGAAAATGAAATACTTTCCTATGCatggttttcttttatgttcATACTTATACAaacttggaaaatgtttaaatacaaTTCCACTTTTCGAATCCttctttatgcttttttttaagacaTGGAAAGTAACTTCTAACGTAATTTAGGTTTCCTATTCTAAGAAGGATTCCCGTTTCGgaaaagaagcatttttcaAATCCTTTAcccaggattttaaaaaaagaagtagctATAAATAGAAAAGATTGGGGGGAAAAGAAGGCTATTCAAACAACCAGAAACTGtgatgttttttggggttttttcatgTACTTAATCAAATTGTGTGACTGTAATGTTGCCAGATTAACTGTGAAATGTTCTCTGCTCTAATAGAAGACAACTGAAAACACATCTGGTATGTCTGTCATGGCAGGGCCTAATGGAGGCGCGCCCCCTCACACCTCGTTCTGCTGGGTGAGCTCTCCTGAGACGCTGTTGAACTCGGAGGACCGGGTGCTCATGCCCAGGTACTGCTTCAGGAACTCGCTGAAGCGTTTCTGGTTGTTCCACTTGCGGGCCGACTTCCGAATCCCGATGAAGCCCCCGTACCTCTTCTGGTATGACCTTCCCGGAGAGACCAACTTCCTGTAGCCGTGCCTCCCTTTGACGAAGCCGCCGAACCTTTTGGAGACGCTCGGTTCCGGGTCGTCCTGCCCTATCGCTGCCTTGCCGGCGTCCTCCCCTTCCTGCCCtgcctcctcctcatcctcctcgtACTCATCGGCGAGCGACAGGGCGTCCTGGGAGCCGTAGAGGGAGCTCAGCTGGCTGCTCTGGCTGACCAGGCCCCTGTCGTTCAGGTCGAGTGAGCGGGTCATGTGGTTGAATCTCTGCAAAGCCATGGGCAGGAATAGACCCCCATCCATTTGCTCCTCTCCCTCAGGAAGTAGGATGTCAGCTTCCTCTTGGGATCTTCTTCTGACGGTGCCATCGGAGGAAGAAGAAGGTAGCGCTTTACGGCAGATGTcccaggaggaggaaggagaggcgCTGCTTTTGCATCCAATCAAACACACCTGTTAGAGATGGAGACAAGAGATCATCCTCTTCCTTTTATGAACCGAGTTAAGAGGAATAAGACGAATTAATCATCGAAGGTTCATATAACAAGTCGCTGCAAAGTAGCACTAAATGACGAGCCGttctgtgaagtggaaggaaaatggttttcaaaatcgCTTTCATACAAATAACTGAAAAGTAGGCCTcgatttaattgttttttgaaaTCGGCGAATGGCCAATACTTATATGAGAAaacgatcttatccaccgatttttatctgaaaatcagccactgtccctTTTTGCTCTGTAATGAGAAATGGCTGACTGACAGCCCAGCCCACCATGTCACAGTAGCAACATACCTGTCAAGTTTTCATACCTGTCAAGTTTTGGACTTGACCATACGGGAAATGTCGTCGTCCGGTGCTACTGTCAAAAGAGGTCGGGGGGACTAAGGTAAGGGATATACTGCTGTAAGAGCGGGGAGGTGGAGCAATTAACGTGAGAGCCGGGGCTGCACAATACAGGATATTtacaggaaaataataatacgGGAGTACGGAGGGAGAGGGGGGTAAAAAAACGATAGTTTCCTGgccaaaacgggagacttgaccGGTATAATCAGCAAGTGCGCCATTAACTATAGCCACCCCTCTGTTGCCAACTCCGCTACTTTCTGGCtatttttagaaacttttcagacgaaaaaaaaaatcagtatcggcaaaaatcagaatcagcaggttaggctttttaaagattgattATCGGGCAGAAAATTGCAATCGGTGCGCtcctacaaaaacaaagttacaaagttaaatttatcaattttttaatataatcaatgcaaaaccaaaaaataataattaatctCACGCTTTCACAGCAGCTTTGCAGGCACACAGAGACGTAGCCTTCTGAGAACAGCTCACCTGGACATCCACGGATCAGTACTAAAACAGTGATCCGCTGCTGGAAGTTTAAAACTCCTCTAACACGGCAAGTATGTCTGAAGAAAAGcctttttaacacttttttggagaaaaaaaagaccaaagtAAAAACACTGTTATACCTCTGAGGCATGTAAACAGGGAACAACCTGCACTGTCGTTTTTTTAGTTAATCAAAAAAAGACGACACAAAAAATTGAACAGAGCTTCTGCTATGAACCAGATCCATGtttacaccataaaaaaaaaaaaagtcaaattaactTCACAACCGAATCCAAGCTAAATTTTTTGTCTACAGTAATGATGTACATGAACACAGTaacactttcaaaataaataattatttctaaatgaatggTAAATGACCTACTTTTATTGTCCTAGTTAAAGAAATGACAGCGCTGTCCCGCTGTAATGGGCCACAAATGGTATCAAGTATCAACAGGAACAATTTTGTATCACAATAACCCTAATTTgaattttagctgttttgtttttcttcctagGATTGCCCTGCGTCTTCATTTGCGCCACCTTCCTGCTTAAAGCAGAGGATGTTGTGTTCTGTCACACAAAGGATTTTGCACGAAGGCCAAAACTGTGACGTTTTTTTCAGCGTATCTTCTTCCACAGATTTCATGTGCCCCTTTGGGGTTTGTGGCAATCTGCAATTTGGGCTTCTTGTGATTCTTTTTCTGGCCAACGTAGCTTATATTGAGAAATGGCAACTATATATGTCTAAGCATAATAACAATCTTTACATAAGTTTCATTTAGCGTTGCAAAGAttttctttagatttatttGATCTCTAGAATGATCAAATAAACCAATCAGCCAAATAAAAAGCCACAATTATTATAGCAGCCGCAGCTATGGTGAGTGTATGTGAAGTTTTAACCCACTCTACAACCGATTCCCCTCCCATGGGTTCCCTGTAAATACCACAGTGATCCCGGCGTCAAACACTGACAGATCAGAGCTTAACGTTTTTGAAACTGTCGAAATGTAAACGTCTTCTGGTGCGCCACCTACAACGACTCTTCTGAGACGCAGACATGTCTTTACCCAGGCAGAAACCACCAGCAGGCACATAGGGAAGAAACACACATCTGTCCCCGGGAATCAATTAGCCTCaacaaattaaaactcaaaTGCCAAAAGGATCATTCGTTGAGTCAGGCTGGGAGTGCAGAATAAATACGAGATGCTGGAGTGAAGAGTTTCAAGTTGGAAGGGGATACTAGGTTTCGCACGAGTTCATTCGTGTAAGTGGCGTTTCAATTCTCTACAAGTGAAATGTCTGCAGCCAACATTGTGTTGAAAGATGCCTCTTGGACTTTGAACAGAGCTTTCAGAATGATAACACCCAATGACGGAGACtgaatctgtgtgtgtgcgtgtgtttgtatTACCACAGTGTTGAAACTGAGCTGTTTAGGCAGGATTTTGCTGCAGGACAGGCAGTCAGTCTGGCAGTCACTCCGTCCTGGATCGCACAgacagagaagcagcagagcCACTACGGTCCTCATGGTCCCACCGTCTGCTGCGTGACGCAGGGCAGAGAGGAAGCACAAGGTCAGTGGCATCATTTATCCACGACGGCGCAttagggaaaaaacaaaaaaaaacaaaaggaggagtaaatttatgccaaaaaaaaaaaaaatcttacatttagagattaattgcagaaattttctagacaaaacatggaaatttctgattttgaaaagtggaaaactTGCGAGAAAAACGCAGACATTTTgggattaatctaaaaaatatttgagaaaaaatgtggaaatttctgagtttctaaagttgaaaatttgcaacaaaCCCCACCTGAAATGTTGAGATTCATTTCAGAAGTCTTCTagacaaatgtgaaaattcctgactttaaaaagtggaaaatttccttggaaaaaaaaaaaaaaaaagctgaaattttgagattaatctcatacattttctggggggaaaaaacagaacatttaaaaagttgaacAGTTTTTACTTCAATTTGGTTGATCAGGCTCGTATAGGACAATTTATccctctgaccagcttctccaATCTGCCCACAAATGCGAAACTCCCGCCTGAGCGTCACTTCTGGTGATGGAGCGCAGTGTGGTTCAGTCTCCTCCATATGCACCGTCATGCTCAGTTTCTTTCTCTAAAACCCAAACTTCCTCCTCTATACGCTGTCGGGCTTTGTTATGTTCTTCCTGCAATTCCTTGTACTTGACTTTTAGTGAGTTTAATTCACCGTCGTCAGCTTGTATTCTGGGATCATCCGACGTCCAAGAGTCCTGGAGAATCCTGGAGAAACTGTTGAAACGATTCAGGTTCTTCCTCGGTTCCGATCTCGTCCAGCGTTGCCTCTGCTAGTCTGACGAGGGAACGCCGAGTTTGGCCAGTAAGTCCTCCTGAAGGTTCATCACTCCTGAGGCGTTCACAAAACTAAAATCAGCTCGGACTTCTCCAACATCAGCAGCGCTCTGCTCACTTCGTCTTGAAGCTGCTCCATCGGTACTTTCGGTTCGTCTCGTTTGGATGAGTTAACTTTTAGTTGAAACTCCTCCTGGGTCTGGCTCGCCAAAAAAGCGACGGTGGCGAACAATCAAAAGAGACATTGTGATTGAGTTCGCAacatttcaatttaataattGCTACAAAGATAGTAGCGGTATCGCTACATATACAACAGAAACAtaattttgatgcttttttttttttttagtttggttGTATTTCGGTTTCCACCAATAGTTGGACTCTGGGCAGGCAGGTTTAAACCCAACAGTCAAATGTTACGTCATGCTGGTGCGATGACAGTAGTATCTCTTGTTCTTGTCAGGAGCAGCGAAAGTGCGGGATGCTTTTATGATCGAAACGGACATAATAGCTCACCGAACCACGCTCTACTGCTCAGTGGAAACGAGGCAAAAGTGTCACATTTAGTCACTAAGACCACCATTTTTACTGCatctaatttttgttttttttgatgcTTTTCAGAGAAGAACGAGAAACAAACGATGGCAGAAGCAGAACTTGGACTGAGGGACGGAGGACGAGACGATGAGCAAAGCGACTAGAAGGAGACGGCATGAAAAAAAGGCTGACCTTTTTCCTGTAGGAGCAGCCCCCCCCGTCTGGCGAGTCTGACGTCAGAAGCACAAGCAGAGTTTTCGTCTCATTAAACAAACTCGTTAACTCCTTTAATTGATGCCTCAATTAACGCCGCTGGCACCAAACTGAGTCAGTGTTTCTTGCTGACAAACACACTCAGCTGGCACCCGCAACGCGCAGGGAACGCCCACGCGCCGCGTTCACGTATTTAGcacaacaaatgtaaacatcGACTTGTGAATTTCTGCCCCTCCATCCCCAACCGCAGGACACCCAAACACTGAGGggacactgtaaaaaaaaaaaaaaagagacggctgaaagtaaatttttttcctctgtcaAATATGTCGATAATGTCTAAAGAAGTGAACAcagactaattaaaaaaaaaaaaaaaagataaaagttttaattaaaaaagttcATTCCCGATCCTAACTTGCTCATACTGACATAACGCCGCgaaattaattaatgttaaTGCAAGAGAGTTACATTTCTGCAGTCCGATAACAGCAAGGTGTTTGACAGTGAAGGACAAAAGAAAGGTTGAGCCGATATGAGGAGAAATGAAGAGGAGGGAGGTAATTGACACGAGGCAAACAGCCTGGGGGTGTGTCCTCTGGGAGGGACAACACGTCTCCTCCTGTATCCGTCCTGTAAGGACTGAGTCACCTGTTAAAACCGAGAGTCACCTCTTGtgcttttatagttttataTCTAAAAACGCGTCTGGATTTCCGCAcggtgttgtttttgtgtttgaataGACAAGGACGTTAAAAATAAGATGGATTTTATCTGAGAGGTCAAGTCAAAGTACAGCACACTTGCTAAGTGGGAGGAAAATGATAcgtctttgcaaaacagctcagtAAGATTGGACGGAGAAATGGAAAGGTGAAGAGTGAGGTCGCGTCGGAACGTCTAGAGGTTTAAGTTTCTGTCCAAGCTCACACACGTTAGATGGAGAAGTTGTGGAAACGTCAGTTTTCAAGTGCGATAATGCCAAATTAACCATTAATCAGATAAGTAAGTACAGATACTGATACCGatactttttcttatttaagttTGATATGTCATCAGACTTTCGGCCGTTaggtgtttttgtagtttttctttgaattatttgGTTGAAACCTGCGATGGAATCTGGATAAAGTTTATATTTGTccacaaaaatactttgataaCCTTCTACGtagaaataatagaaaaacaaaacatagtcgcgtgcgtttttttttacaaatcaaaacaaaatcttttttgaggGAGGGTTGGGAAACTACgatgtaaaaataaagcatCTGCTGAAAGTATCGATTTTACCAAGCTAGTATCGAAACTTACCGATACCGACTTGAAAATGATATTATCGATATTTTGGACCGATTTTCCCAACTCTACTTCTTTGATCTAAACTGTTTCATtgcaactcttttttttaatttacacacATTATAATTACTACTTATGAGATTTGAATTTTACTTTAAGTTTACAAAATggaattttttaatatatttttttaaatttcatttcacTTCAGAAGTATGTCCCAGTTTGTCTTGGTCTGTCActtaaaacccaaataaaactTCTGGAAGTCCATGCAAACAATCAGCCATCTCTGGgacacagtttttaaaaaaaaatctcttttcttttcatgaaTAATAAGTCATCATTGCCACGACGACGCTGGTGATATACAGGAATGCATGTCATTCATGGCACACCAGGTCGAGTTTTAAAACAGGGTAGGATTCCACTAGACACAGAACTAAAACAACATGGCTGTCGTCTTCCTCTGCAGTCTGCGAAGTCCTCTCTTGTTAAGAGCAGACCTCTCAACAAATCTACAGAAGGGGTCAACTACTATCAGGTTCTCATGAGAGCCCTTGAAACTCAATTATTCTGCTTCAATTTGCTAATTAGCCAGTCAATAAACAAGGTAATTAAGTCCTTTCTGTGAAGGATGCGCAGAGTCAGCGTTGGTGCCGAGCTTACAGAGTAACGAATAAAAAGACAGCCTGGCAGAACTTCCACAATTCTTTTATTCGGCCAACATAAAGTGTCACATGGTTGttatgtggaaggaaaaatgtggTTTGTAGGCCGTGATGGCacagttactttgaaaaactaactttaatcggattcctgattactccttgaaaaagtaacttagattactgattacttgatttggaaagtaactaagttacattaaaagtaacttttttagttactttcagcagctgccaacaacaacgctgtgaaaattacattgagctttgccaatacttaattgtaagctattttataatgatTACATCAACAATGTATTTCCACTTATTGAAGTGAAGGgggttacaacagtacaaaaaaaactttagtaatttgtgcGTGTTTTGTGTGGTCCactgttgtctggaaaactataaataggattttagtctgactaaaactaa
This genomic stretch from Xiphophorus hellerii strain 12219 chromosome 4, Xiphophorus_hellerii-4.1, whole genome shotgun sequence harbors:
- the pnoca gene encoding prepronociceptin; the protein is MRTVVALLLLCLCDPGRSDCQTDCLSCSKILPKQLSFNTVVCLIGCKSSASPSSSWDICRKALPSSSSDGTVRRRSQEEADILLPEGEEQMDGGLFLPMALQRFNHMTRSLDLNDRGLVSQSSQLSSLYGSQDALSLADEYEEDEEEAGQEGEDAGKAAIGQDDPEPSVSKRFGGFVKGRHGYRKLVSPGRSYQKRYGGFIGIRKSARKWNNQKRFSEFLKQYLGMSTRSSEFNSVSGELTQQNEV